One part of the Flavobacterium johnsoniae UW101 genome encodes these proteins:
- the traK gene encoding conjugative transposon protein TraK encodes MFTKMKNIDSAFRYVRGFTMLVIVGCSVICCYTVYKSFESVSQTRDKVYILANGKALEAYASDRRDNVPVEARDHVRTFHKLFFTLDPDDKVIKTNITKALYLADDSAKRIYDDLKENGFYSGIISGNISQTIQIDSVAIDIKEYPYRFSCYARQNIIRTTSISKRNLITRGSLRNVSRSDNNPHGFLIERWETIENGDIGVENRK; translated from the coding sequence ATGTTTACTAAAATGAAAAATATTGATTCGGCATTCAGATATGTCAGGGGATTTACGATGCTTGTTATTGTCGGATGTTCAGTGATTTGCTGCTACACTGTCTATAAAAGTTTTGAATCTGTGTCCCAGACACGCGATAAGGTCTATATACTGGCCAACGGAAAGGCTCTTGAAGCGTATGCTTCTGACCGCAGGGATAATGTCCCGGTAGAAGCAAGAGACCACGTAAGAACATTTCACAAGCTATTCTTTACCCTTGATCCGGATGATAAAGTAATTAAAACAAATATTACAAAGGCACTTTATCTGGCCGATGACAGTGCAAAACGGATCTATGATGACCTGAAAGAAAATGGCTTTTACTCGGGCATAATTTCAGGAAACATCAGCCAGACCATTCAGATTGACAGTGTAGCCATAGATATCAAAGAATATCCATACAGGTTCAGCTGTTATGCCAGACAGAATATAATCAGGACAACGAGTATTTCGAAAAGGAACCTTATTACCAGAGGAAGCCTTCGCAACGTCTCAAGAAGCGATAACAATCCGCATGGTTTTCTTATTGAGCGCTGGGAAACTATTGAGAATGGGGATATCGGAGTAGAGAACAGGAAATAG
- the traJ gene encoding conjugative transposon protein TraJ — MKKIEKLFLIIGMLLFQSSVQAQGLGDEMQSLHSVLEQLYDEMMPLCSNLLAVGQGIAGFATIWFIASRVWRHIANAEPIDFYPLFRPFVIGFCIMIFPSVLALINGVMKPTVTATAAMVSGSNNAVAVLLKEKEKAIKETDPWKMYVGVTGSGDRDRWYKYTHDEDPSDESMLAGIGNDVKFAMEKASYNFRNSVKEWLSEVLRVLFEAAALCIDTLRTFQLVVLSILGPLVFGIAVFDGFQHTLTVWLARYINIYLWLPVANIFGSIIGKIQELMLKVDLSQVQATGDTFFSRTDMSYLIFMIIGIIGYFTVPSVANYIVHAAGGGALGQKVTSLFGSSANSVVSRTAQGAGMVLDAMGDADTRMTRCMASSAGSSPYFKEKGNYMGDKLSGNLKHT, encoded by the coding sequence ATGAAAAAAATTGAAAAATTGTTTTTGATAATTGGGATGCTGCTTTTTCAATCCAGCGTCCAAGCTCAGGGACTGGGAGATGAGATGCAAAGTCTTCATTCGGTATTAGAACAGCTTTACGATGAGATGATGCCTTTATGCAGCAACTTACTGGCTGTAGGGCAGGGGATAGCAGGTTTTGCAACGATCTGGTTTATCGCCTCGCGTGTGTGGCGTCACATTGCAAATGCAGAACCTATAGACTTTTATCCTCTTTTCAGGCCCTTTGTAATAGGTTTCTGCATTATGATTTTTCCATCTGTTCTGGCCCTTATCAACGGGGTTATGAAACCCACGGTAACTGCCACGGCAGCAATGGTTTCAGGTTCTAATAACGCGGTTGCTGTGCTTTTAAAGGAGAAGGAAAAAGCGATTAAAGAAACCGATCCGTGGAAGATGTATGTTGGCGTAACAGGATCGGGTGACAGGGACAGATGGTATAAATACACGCATGATGAAGATCCCTCTGATGAAAGCATGCTGGCGGGAATCGGGAACGATGTCAAGTTTGCAATGGAAAAGGCGTCATATAACTTTAGGAATTCTGTAAAGGAGTGGTTGAGTGAGGTGCTACGAGTACTCTTTGAGGCTGCTGCCTTGTGTATTGACACACTTAGGACGTTTCAGCTTGTTGTCTTGTCAATTCTGGGGCCCCTTGTATTTGGAATAGCAGTTTTTGACGGCTTTCAGCATACCCTCACCGTATGGCTGGCCAGGTATATCAATATTTATCTCTGGCTTCCTGTAGCCAATATTTTTGGAAGCATTATCGGAAAAATTCAGGAACTGATGCTGAAGGTTGATCTCTCGCAGGTGCAGGCTACAGGAGATACCTTTTTCAGCAGGACTGACATGTCTTATCTCATATTTATGATAATTGGAATCATCGGCTATTTTACTGTTCCGTCAGTAGCAAACTATATTGTACATGCTGCAGGAGGCGGAGCTTTGGGACAGAAAGTTACGAGCTTATTTGGCAGCTCTGCAAATTCGGTAGTTTCCAGAACGGCGCAAGGCGCCGGAATGGTTCTCGATGCAATGGGAGACGCAGACACAAGAATGACAAGGTGCATGGCATCTTCGGCAGGAAGCAGTCCCTACTTTAAGGAAAAGGGAAATTATATGGGCGACAAGCTCAGCGGGAATTTAAAACATACCTAA